The Fusarium fujikuroi IMI 58289 draft genome, chromosome FFUJ_chr01 sequence TCGGCTCGTGTTGCGGAGCATGGCACCGGCAATAATATCCCCCCACTGGAAAAATACACTACAGTGCCTTGTCGACTATGACGCAGCGGGAGCTGTCCACTGAAAGGTCTGAGATTTGGAGAGGAGAATGGATCTAAGGGATTTCACATGTGAATGGCGGTTCGACGGAGATTCCAGTTGCATTAGCCAAGATCTGGGGAAATCTCACATCAGTCAGATTCACATGGGACGACTAGGCACGTACTCCGTATGTATAGTCTAGATTTCATTTTCATGCCTTCATGGAGTGCTTCAAAATCGATCGTATGCTCATGGACCTCATCTCCAATTTTCGAACCCCTTAACTCCATGCTATTCAGGTACCCTTGGTTCATCCCGAAACTCCTCCACTTTGACCTCGGTAGACCAAAAATGACACCGTGAGGCTCTGTGATGTTATATGCGACACCTCCATCCAACGAAGAATGATGAAGGAAATTTGGGTATAATCCCTTTACCGAATATTGGCTGgaccctcaacaccaccgctCATGAGGCTCTCTCCACTTGATCCCCAGAATATCAAAGATCTTTCGTTCATTTCGTCCTTCGACTAATTCTCCCTCCCTGACCTTGACCCGTTGCGGCCCTCGCATCACATCCTTGTATAAACCCCGTTGGTTCAGTCGCATTCCCTTCTTGGAAGCCAATAGTCGCATGCTGCGATTAAAGATGTCATTGCCAGTGAAATAGATCAGGGCCGCGCCCATCTCCGATTCAGGAACCAGGAGAAAGTCAATGCGGCGCCACACGGGTCTGTAATGCTCCTCGTTGAAGCCACTGATCTTAGGGAGCACACAGCATCCATGCCATTTACTTCCGTCGCTGACAGATCTTGATGACGCGAGCCGTGCCACAAGGaagtcttcagcttcaagaagTTGGACAAGACTATCAAGAAAAGGCCTCAGTTCAGCCGATGACTCAGTATTcggcttggtgatgatgaaatcgaTATCGCCCGACGTTTCTGCTCCTCTTCGATAACTCCCCCCAATGATCAACTCAACCTGAGGATCGACACGCTGAGCACTTCTTCTCACAATAGCACCCAAGGCCTCAATCTCACGACGCGAAATCCTGGTGTTGAGATCATTGTAGTGCTCGATACCTATGAGCTGATTTGGTGAGAGTTTCGCACTTGTTTTCAAGTCGTCCAATGTCCGGAATCCTTGAGCCAACCATTGCTGGGCCTGACTGTTTCCAACACCATAAATTCCAAGGAATAATTGGAGTGCCTCGTCCATCGGCTCTTTCTGGGCGTACTCAAGTCGCTGAAGCCTGTCTGTAGTGACGATTTCTGCAATCTTCTGCGCCAGACGCGGTCCCACGCTAGGTAGTCTTTGTGCCTCCTCGGCTGTCGTGATTTTCATTTCTTGACGCTTTAGGGTGCTGATAACTTTTCGATAGGCGGTTGTTCGCCAATGATCGTTCACCCGAGTATAGTAATCAGCCATGGATTGGAGAACCTCGATTGTGCGCGAATTTGGATTCCCCGCCTTGGCATCTTTTACTCCGGCGGAGTTGCAGGAGAACCGATCTTCGAAAGCAATGTCTTTGTGATCTGATCTAATCTTTCTTCGTGACCGTCGTTTGTTGGCTCGTTCACCTTCTGAGCCTGAAAGGGATTGTTCTTCAAATTCCAGGTCTGCCATTTCCGTAACCGTctggacatcatcatcatccgcaTCTAATGGGAGGTCCTTATATTCCGACATTATCTTGATGTACTCGGATAGCTCGTCCTTATGGCGATCCTCATCTGGGTTCTGCATTGAGCCACTTGGTTCTTGAACAAATATCGTGGAATTTTGTCGGGAAATGGTAGGCCTTTCACTAGACgtatgatgagatgaggccATCCCTTGAAGATCAAGCACAACTGGCTGGGAATCAGTTGGGACAGGAGTCTCGGCAACTTGGCTGTGATGAGGAGATTCTTCGCTCCTTTCAGGTGTTCCTGTGAGAGGAACAAAATCCCACTTCTTCGAATTCCTATGATGCGGCTTCACTTGCAAAGACTCATTAGGCTTCCCAGAACTTGATGGGACTGGTGATGAGTTATCTTCTTCCTGGGCTATCGGTTGGCCTGTAAGCCGATACCTCTTTTGGCTGCATTGAAGCAGTGATTTGAATTGGATGCAGTCGATTGGGTATTCCTCGTTGACAACTCTAGGCGGAAGGTTTCTGTTCGTATTCTTCAACACGCTCTCGATATCCTTGTACTGTATGtgtttctcaacaacaatatGAGTAGCAATGCGTGGAGTCCGTACCCATGTTGCACCAAACTCGCGCGCCTTTGTGATGCGTAATCGACGAGCTGGTgcaacatcgtcatcagGAATGTAATGGAAAGTGAGTCCTTTGAATATCTGTTCGCTCTCTGGCTTGAGGTTGATCGTATTTTCACGCTTTCGCTTCTTCATTGCCAAGCTTGGGGAAGGCGAGTCGCTTACTGTTTGTCCAAGATTTCGACCCGATGGGAACAAAGGCGTAGACCCGCTCCTAGGGAGTGATCTCCGTGTCTGCCTCGTAGAGTCAGGGATAGGTGTATCATCGACTAGAATAGCGCCAGCGCTGCGTTGATTCATGAGTGTGCCGAGCCTGGTCTTTTGGCCGATTGCAGTCATCGGAGTGCCTTTGATGATCTTTGTTCTATCAGCAGGTGCTGGCGTTGGGAGTGAAGTGACCCTTCTAGGTGTCACTCTCGATTTTTGAGCTTCAATGTTAGTTAGGTCAAGCACGACAGATTCCTTTGCTGGTGGTCTGGGGCGTGCTTTGACAGCGAAGAACCTCCGAGAGCGCatcctttctttttgctgGTCcgtatcaagctcatcatcgctagAGAGCGGCTTCAGCTGATCGAAGAAAGCTGTCTTTTCTTGTAGGGAGGTCATGGTAAGGTTCCGGAGTTTGTTTATGCTGTGAGACTTGCGCCATGAAACGCGACTTTAAAGGCAGAGTTTCGATCATACCCCAAGATTCTTGGCTGATGCCTGCCGCAAGATATCGCTAGTCATGTAAGCCTATGTGTTATAGTAGTGTACAGATTTAGCTGTTCAGACTGCTGCTATTAGTCCAAGAAGAGATGTTCAATATTCATGGTGCTTCAAGACTCCTGAGGttaccaagttcaaggacaaTTGTCTCGCCTGATTGGCCAGTCTCATGCACGAACCGCTAAAATCGCCAGGCTTCAGTGCTGAATCACGGTCCGACCCGCTAATTAACAAGGATGATCGTGAATGGGAAAAGTCCCGTCCCATTGTCATGGTGCATCACGGAGACTGGAGGGATCTTTGTATGGAAAAAATATACCTTTTgttttttatacttaagtGTCTACCCAGGCTGATAACCTGATACCACAATGAAACCATGTACTATACAACTAAATCGTCCAATAAAATCGGTTCAGGAAAAGAACCGGGGTATCTATAACTCGACAATTCCAAACCCATGGCGCCGTTTGATGCGTACAATTTGACTCAATACATATAACCGTCCCGCTTGTCATAAGCAATCTCACTGTGGAAACGTCACAGGGGCATGCGCGGGCTGGCCACCAAACATGCGAGCATCAATCATGGGAATGTGATTTTTTTCGTAATGGTGGAAAGCCGTAGGATCAGCCGAGTATCGGCTTCCGGACTCGTTGTCGATATCGCTGACGACTTCACGAGTAAGCTCAACGTAGTCGTATGCGAACTCTCCAATCTCGGCATCGTCAATGCCCTGTACTTCGGCATCCGAATCGACTCGAAGACGCAGACCCGGAATGAGGTTCATGAGGAATAGGATGCTGCAAGTGACGACGAATGAGTATAGGCCTCCACAGATGGAATCGGCCAGTTGATAACCCATCTGCGCCCAGTGACGTTCGACCCAACCGCCCTTGATGTGAGAGTAGCCGTCGAGAGCAGCGATGCTTGGGGTGGCGAAGAAGGCGGTACAGATATTGCCGATCAAACCACCAATGCCGTGGACGGCAAAGATATCGAGTGCATCGTCAATTCCAAGGAGGAACTTAACCTTGGTAGCATAGTTAGAGCCAGCAGCGCCGACAGCACCAAAGATGACAGCAGACCATGGGGGGACATAGCCTAGACTAATGTTAGCTCACGTCAGTTTTGAAAGATTAGGACCTGCTCACCAGAGCCAGGGGTGATGCAGACGAGACCGGCAACAACACCAGAGCAAAAGCCGACAGTGGAGAACTTCCTCTCCAGACGATAGTCCAACAGACACCAGGTGATGCCCCCGACACAAGCAGCAAGGTTAGTCACGATGGCGGCCATTACGCCGCGAAGGTTAGCAGAGAGAGCAGAGCCGGCGTTGAAGCCAAACCATCCAACCCAAAGGAAGACCGTTCCGGTCACGATATGAGTAGCATTGTGAGGGCGGTAGTTGAGCTCATGCGTTCCATGGCCACTACGCTTGCCCAGCATCATTGAATAAGCCAGAGCAGCGCTTCCAGAAGCGATGTGCACAGGGGTGCCTCCAGCAAAATCGAGGCCGCCCATCTTGTTAGACCAGCCACTGGGATTCCAGGTCCAGCAGGCAATAGGGTCGTACACGACAGTGGCCCACACGAAGGTGAAGATAATACAGGGGAGCATGCGGCCACGCTCGGCGACGGCACCGGTAGCGAGAGCCACAGTTAGGGCGGAGAACATGCCCTGGTAAACGGCGAAGAGCATATCGGGGAGATGAGCGGAACCAACCGAGGGCCGGGCCAGGACATCGCGGAAGCCAAAGTTGGCAAGGTCACCGATAAACGGGCCGGCCGTATGCGAGAAGGTGAGAGAGAAGCCCCAGAAGAACCATTGGAAAGTCGTCACTGCGGCGCTCATTACTGAGAGCCATATAAGCGACAGAGCCGATTTGCGACGGGCGAGGCCTGAATAGAAGAAGCTTTGGACACAAACGTCAGTAAATGAGATCACTAATCCAATTGAACAGCGCCAAAGAAAGACTTACCCAACACCGGGAACCATTAACAGCACTAGAGCTGTGGCCGAGAGCATCCAGGCGATATCACCAGGCTGCGGGCGCAAAATGTCAGCTTGCGGGCGTTCAAGATATTGGAGGGGCCACTATTAACGTGACCCACTGCCTGTCTCAAAGGACTTTCTCAGACTCATTTTTTTGAGTGAGagaaagatgagaaagacTGAGAGATCAAGAGGAATAGAAAGTGAACAGAGTGAGgaccaagaaggagagaaTGAGAGACGGAGATAGACAACTCACCTCGTACCAGATATTGACATCCATATCGAGCGGATTAGCACCTGTTGCGCCTGTACCGTTATACTTGAGCTGCGTTGCTCCTCGAGCATCACCATCGCCTCCCATAGCCATGACGCCGGTTCTGACTTGGGAGGAGTGATATAGAAATAGGAATCCCAACGTCGATAAAGAGGGATGATgtgacaaggtcaagaaggttgCACTGCGTGTCAGCGGAAGTGATAGTGACATTCTGGGCCAACAGTAAAGTAGGAAGAAGGGAGGAAGAGACTCGAAAGATAAGAGATCCAGGCAGGGGGTGCaattggtgttgagagtgTGCACggctgagattgagaatGTGAGAGAAAAAGGGCGCGATTCCGGTTCAGGCGGGACAGAGATAAGAGATCCCTGGACGCGAGCTTGGCTGTGCAACCCCTGGGACGACGTAATATACCGAGTTAGACTGGAGTATCTGGGCTGACTCCGTGGGCTTTTGGTTAAGAGGGAAAATATGGAggagacgacgacgacgcgAAAAGGGTCTCGAGACTACCGGTACCGCCGTGACGTTTTTTTCGGGGCGAGGCAATTCGACTCTGAGCTAGAGTGGGAGGCGACGAAATGGATTGAGTAGTCACACATATCAATCTAGCGGCTCGAGACTGAATTATTCTGTCAACTACCGTACAGTGGGGGTCACCCCAGACCAGGCGATCCAATACAGCGGGCGCTTGTCGACCTGCGGAAGAGTTATCCTTAGTTAAGCCTCGCCACTCACTTGTCACTCTCGCACTACctatcttcatcgccaacctTC is a genomic window containing:
- a CDS encoding related to DNA-directed DNA polymerase lambda, producing MTSLQEKTAFFDQLKPLSSDDELDTDQQKERMRSRRFFAVKARPRPPAKESVVLDLTNIEAQKSRVTPRRVTSLPTPAPADRTKIIKGTPMTAIGQKTRLGTLMNQRSAGAILVDDTPIPDSTRQTRRSLPRSGSTPLFPSGRNLGQTVSDSPSPSLAMKKRKRENTINLKPESEQIFKGLTFHYIPDDDVAPARRLRITKAREFGATWVRTPRIATHIVVEKHIQYKDIESVLKNTNRNLPPRVVNEEYPIDCIQFKSLLQCSQKRYRLTGQPIAQEEDNSSPVPSSSGKPNESLQVKPHHRNSKKWDFVPLTGTPERSEESPHHSQVAETPVPTDSQPVVLDLQGMASSHHTSSERPTISRQNSTIFVQEPSGSMQNPDEDRHKDELSEYIKIMSEYKDLPLDADDDDVQTVTEMADLEFEEQSLSGSEGERANKRRSRRKIRSDHKDIAFEDRFSCNSAGVKDAKAGNPNSRTIEVLQSMADYYTRVNDHWRTTAYRKVISTLKRQEMKITTAEEAQRLPSVGPRLAQKIAEIVTTDRLQRLEYAQKEPMDEALQLFLGIYGVGNSQAQQWLAQGFRTLDDLKTSAKLSPNQLIGIEHYNDLNTRISRREIEALGAIVRRSAQRVDPQVELIIGGSYRRGAETSGDIDFIITKPNTESSAELRPFLDSLVQLLEAEDFLVARLASSRSVSDGSKWHGCCVLPKISGFNEEHYRPVWRRIDFLLVPESEMGAALIYFTGNDIFNRSMRLLASKKGMRLNQRGLYKDVMRGPQRVKVREGELVEGRNERKIFDILGIKWREPHERWC
- a CDS encoding probable ammonium transporter MEPa, which encodes MAMGGDGDARGATQLKYNGTGATGANPLDMDVNIWYEPGDIAWMLSATALVLLMVPGVGFFYSGLARRKSALSLIWLSVMSAAVTTFQWFFWGFSLTFSHTAGPFIGDLANFGFRDVLARPSVGSAHLPDMLFAVYQGMFSALTVALATGAVAERGRMLPCIIFTFVWATVVYDPIACWTWNPSGWSNKMGGLDFAGGTPVHIASGSAALAYSMMLGKRSGHGTHELNYRPHNATHIVTGTVFLWVGWFGFNAGSALSANLRGVMAAIVTNLAACVGGITWCLLDYRLERKFSTVGFCSGVVAGLVCITPGSGYVPPWSAVIFGAVGAAGSNYATKVKFLLGIDDALDIFAVHGIGGLIGNICTAFFATPSIAALDGYSHIKGGWVERHWAQMGYQLADSICGGLYSFVVTCSILFLMNLIPGLRLRVDSDAEVQGIDDAEIGEFAYDYVELTREVVSDIDNESGSRYSADPTAFHHYEKNHIPMIDARMFGGQPAHAPVTFPQ